Proteins encoded by one window of Nisaea sediminum:
- a CDS encoding MlaE family lipid ABC transporter permease subunit, with product MAGAETSLSISETGGELRVGIAGPLTVEAVGRLDRQFRDALSATPRQVVIDATGITALDSAGAWVLRRTSDAFSGRGIDVRLDGLQARYAALVEKAFVPEPEVPDGENGPNPLIAMTARAGEAMFEMARVGRDLFGFFGLTIVSLLSLFTGRTRLRFVALVSQLEYVGLNAVGIVSLLCFLVGVVLAYMGSLQLERFGAAILTVNLVGVSVLREIGVLLTAIIVAGRSGSAFTAQIGTMKVNQEVDALETLGLSPVDVLVIPRLIALFIALPVLVFIGNIAGLAGGAMIAVLTLDLTIQQFLTQLKSAVDLWDFWTGMMKAPVFAYVIAVVGCHQGLQVSGSAESVGFRTTKSVVESIFIVIVLDALFAVFFAEVGI from the coding sequence GTGGCTGGAGCGGAGACCTCGCTATCCATCTCGGAGACCGGAGGCGAATTGCGCGTCGGGATCGCCGGGCCTTTGACCGTGGAAGCGGTCGGGCGGCTCGACCGGCAGTTCCGCGACGCGCTCTCCGCGACCCCGCGCCAGGTGGTCATCGATGCCACCGGCATCACCGCGCTCGACAGCGCCGGGGCCTGGGTGCTGCGCCGGACCTCGGACGCGTTCAGCGGCCGCGGGATCGATGTTCGGCTGGATGGGCTACAGGCGCGTTACGCGGCCCTGGTCGAGAAGGCCTTCGTGCCCGAACCGGAGGTGCCGGACGGCGAGAACGGCCCCAATCCTCTGATCGCGATGACGGCGCGCGCCGGCGAGGCGATGTTCGAAATGGCCCGCGTCGGCCGCGATCTGTTCGGCTTTTTCGGCCTTACCATCGTCTCGCTGCTGTCGCTTTTCACGGGGCGCACCAGGCTGCGTTTCGTCGCTCTCGTCAGCCAGCTCGAATATGTCGGCCTGAACGCGGTGGGCATCGTCTCGCTGCTCTGTTTCCTCGTCGGCGTGGTGCTCGCCTATATGGGCTCGCTGCAGCTCGAGCGCTTCGGCGCCGCGATCCTGACGGTCAACCTCGTCGGCGTCTCGGTCCTCCGCGAAATCGGCGTTCTGCTGACCGCGATCATCGTCGCCGGCCGTTCGGGGAGCGCCTTCACCGCACAGATCGGCACCATGAAAGTGAATCAGGAGGTGGATGCGCTGGAGACGCTCGGCCTCTCGCCGGTCGACGTGCTGGTGATCCCGCGTCTGATCGCGCTTTTCATCGCCCTGCCGGTGCTGGTTTTCATCGGTAATATCGCGGGGCTCGCGGGGGGCGCGATGATCGCTGTCCTGACGCTTGACCTCACGATCCAGCAGTTCCTGACGCAGCTGAAGAGCGCGGTCGATCTCTGGGATTTCTGGACCGGGATGATGAAGGCGCCGGTCTTCGCCTATGTCATCGCCGTGGTCGGCTGCCACCAGGGCCTGCAGGTCTCCGGGAGCGCCGAGAGCGTCGGGTTCCGGACCACAAAATCGGTGGTGGAGTCGATCTTCATCGTGATCGTGCTCGATGCGCTCTTCGCCGTCTTCTTCGCCGAAGTGGGGATCTGA
- a CDS encoding adenine phosphoribosyltransferase, with protein sequence MDLKQHIREVPDFPKPGILFYDISTLLAHPEAWKATVDRLKDVVSAYKPDVLAGIESRGFLVAAPLALELGLGFHMVRKKGKLPGKTIPYTYDLEYGTDTIEVQEGAILPGQRVVILDDLLATGGTLAAAVELVRKVGGEVTGAASIMELTFLKGRERLDIPFSSLIAYDD encoded by the coding sequence ATGGACCTGAAACAGCACATCCGCGAAGTGCCGGATTTCCCGAAGCCGGGGATCCTGTTCTACGACATCTCGACGCTGCTCGCGCACCCCGAAGCCTGGAAGGCGACGGTCGATCGCCTGAAGGACGTGGTCTCGGCCTACAAGCCGGACGTGCTGGCCGGCATCGAATCGCGCGGCTTCCTCGTCGCCGCCCCGCTCGCGCTAGAGCTCGGCCTCGGCTTCCACATGGTGCGCAAGAAGGGCAAGCTGCCGGGCAAGACCATTCCCTATACCTACGACCTCGAATACGGCACAGACACCATCGAGGTGCAGGAGGGCGCGATTCTGCCGGGCCAGCGCGTGGTCATCCTCGACGACCTGCTCGCCACCGGCGGCACGCTCGCCGCGGCGGTCGAACTGGTGCGCAAGGTCGGCGGCGAGGTCACCGGTGCGGCCAGCATCATGGAACTGACCTTCCTCAAGGGCCGTGAACGGCTGGATATTCCCTTCAGCTCGCTGATCGCCTACGACGACTGA
- a CDS encoding transcriptional regulator GcvA: MARPLPPLNALRAFEAAGRHLSFTRAAAELNVTPAAVSHQVKALEDLLGVPLFRRLTRALTLTDAGQAALPLLGQGFDRLAQGVEAMRAHSESGVLTISVSPSFGGMWLVPRLERFRRRHPEIEIRIDGTDRLADFARGEADIAIRYGPGVYDGVRIDWLFHQINTPVCSPALLEGEHPLRKPEDLRHHTLLHIDWTEAEPSWRMWLTAAGLHDIDPASGPWFSMESMAVQSALDGYGVALVGDVLVADHLAAGRLVRPFDPSFSTPLAFSYYLLCAEDRVEVPKIAAFREWLLEEARDLQSA; encoded by the coding sequence ATGGCTCGACCGCTTCCCCCGCTGAACGCCCTCCGCGCCTTCGAGGCCGCCGGCCGGCATCTCAGCTTCACCAGGGCGGCGGCAGAACTGAACGTCACGCCGGCCGCCGTCAGCCATCAGGTGAAGGCACTCGAAGACCTGCTCGGTGTGCCCCTGTTCCGCCGTCTGACCCGGGCGCTGACGCTGACGGATGCCGGCCAGGCGGCCCTGCCGCTGCTGGGACAGGGCTTCGACAGGCTGGCCCAGGGCGTCGAGGCCATGCGCGCGCATTCCGAGAGCGGGGTTCTGACCATCAGCGTCAGTCCGTCCTTCGGCGGCATGTGGCTGGTGCCCCGGCTGGAGCGCTTCCGCCGCCGGCATCCTGAGATCGAGATCCGCATCGACGGCACCGACCGGCTGGCCGATTTCGCCCGCGGCGAAGCCGACATTGCGATACGCTATGGCCCCGGCGTGTATGACGGGGTGCGGATCGACTGGCTCTTCCACCAAATCAACACGCCGGTCTGCAGTCCGGCGCTGCTTGAGGGCGAGCATCCCTTGCGCAAACCGGAGGATCTCCGTCATCACACGTTGCTGCATATCGACTGGACCGAGGCGGAACCGAGCTGGCGCATGTGGCTGACGGCGGCCGGCCTACACGACATCGATCCGGCGAGCGGCCCCTGGTTCAGCATGGAGAGCATGGCGGTACAGTCCGCCCTCGACGGCTACGGGGTCGCGCTGGTCGGGGACGTGCTGGTCGCCGACCATCTCGCCGCCGGACGCCTCGTGCGCCCGTTCGATCCAAGCTTCAGCACGCCGCTCGCGTTTTCCTATTATTTGCTATGCGCGGAGGATCGCGTGGAGGTTCCGAAGATCGCGGCATTCCGGGAGTGGTTGCTGGAGGAGGCGCGGGATCTGCAGTCTGCTTGA
- a CDS encoding DUF1127 domain-containing protein: protein MSLCCASPKPDIIPSPTNAASRLLKAVKTALLHGIAEIRRALRRRANIRTLDAMSDRQLLDIGIDRSEIPGAVDRALDTRKLPM, encoded by the coding sequence ATGTCGCTCTGCTGCGCCTCGCCGAAACCCGACATCATTCCTTCGCCGACCAATGCGGCGTCCCGGCTGCTCAAAGCCGTAAAGACGGCACTTCTTCACGGCATTGCCGAAATCCGCCGCGCACTACGGCGCAGAGCGAACATCCGGACTTTGGACGCAATGAGCGACCGCCAGTTGCTGGATATTGGCATCGACCGCTCCGAAATCCCGGGGGCGGTCGATCGCGCGCTCGATACGAGGAAACTGCCTATGTGA
- a CDS encoding GNAT family N-acetyltransferase, translating into MPTADTMKPDAIVIRPLAETDSISDLTSLLHRAYGQLARMGLRYMATHQGEDVTRQRAAEGTCLVALSDGKIVGTIIVKDATQTKGCAWYDRPGIASIGQFAVEPDLQAKGLGRRLMDEAEKRAAASGAAEIALDTAEPAAHLVEWYGRIGYRFVEYMQWDHTNYRSVIMSKPLAGASS; encoded by the coding sequence ATGCCGACTGCCGACACCATGAAACCCGATGCCATCGTCATCCGCCCGCTGGCGGAGACGGACTCCATTTCGGACCTGACATCCCTGCTGCACCGGGCCTATGGCCAGCTCGCCCGCATGGGGTTGCGCTACATGGCCACCCATCAGGGCGAAGACGTCACCCGGCAGCGCGCGGCCGAGGGAACGTGCCTCGTCGCCCTCTCGGACGGCAAGATCGTCGGAACCATCATCGTCAAGGACGCAACCCAGACCAAAGGCTGCGCCTGGTACGACCGGCCGGGGATCGCATCCATCGGACAGTTCGCGGTCGAGCCGGACCTGCAAGCGAAAGGTCTCGGACGGCGTCTGATGGACGAGGCGGAGAAGCGCGCGGCGGCCTCCGGGGCGGCGGAAATCGCGCTCGACACGGCCGAGCCGGCGGCCCACCTCGTCGAATGGTACGGCCGGATCGGATACCGGTTCGTCGAATACATGCAATGGGATCACACGAACTACCGCAGTGTGATCATGAGCAAGCCGCTCGCAGGCGCGTCTTCCTGA
- the gcvA gene encoding transcriptional regulator GcvA, which translates to MHRRLPPLNAVKAFEAAARLESFSAAADELGVTHGAVSRQVRALEDWFGFPLFARANRKVTLTREGREYRDQASAVLDRLSVATERLAGPRGIHVLQICAPETFSVRWLIPRLSAFARAYPNIEVRIRPMISVEDHLKDTFDLVIARRRMDRPGYTSTPFLGETCVPVISPRLLEQTPLASPRALRNHTLLHAESVEHLWPDWLNAAGIGDLQPARQLRFQSLNYVLQAAVEGVGVAMGPSALVADDLISGRLVAPLPEPVLTLGDFHVMAPADIRPHDPAAIFRRWLIEEQK; encoded by the coding sequence ATGCACAGACGACTCCCGCCCCTCAATGCGGTGAAGGCCTTCGAGGCCGCCGCCCGGCTCGAGAGCTTTTCCGCCGCCGCCGACGAGCTCGGCGTGACCCACGGCGCCGTCAGCCGGCAGGTCCGTGCGCTCGAGGACTGGTTCGGCTTTCCGCTCTTCGCCCGCGCGAACCGCAAGGTCACGCTGACCCGGGAAGGACGGGAATACAGGGACCAGGCGAGTGCGGTCCTCGACCGGCTGTCTGTTGCGACCGAACGGCTGGCCGGCCCGCGGGGCATCCATGTGCTGCAGATCTGCGCGCCGGAGACATTTTCCGTGCGCTGGCTGATCCCCCGCCTCTCGGCCTTCGCACGAGCCTATCCGAACATCGAGGTCCGCATCCGCCCGATGATCTCGGTGGAGGACCACCTCAAGGACACATTCGATCTGGTCATCGCCCGGCGGCGGATGGACCGGCCCGGTTACACGAGCACGCCGTTCCTCGGCGAGACCTGTGTCCCGGTGATCAGTCCCCGCCTGCTTGAGCAGACACCGCTCGCCTCGCCCAGAGCGCTCCGGAACCATACCCTGCTCCATGCGGAATCGGTGGAGCATCTATGGCCTGACTGGCTGAATGCGGCCGGGATCGGGGATCTGCAGCCGGCGCGCCAGCTGCGTTTCCAGAGCCTCAATTACGTGCTTCAGGCCGCGGTGGAAGGAGTGGGCGTGGCGATGGGGCCGTCGGCCCTCGTCGCCGACGACCTGATATCTGGCCGGCTCGTCGCCCCGTTGCCGGAGCCCGTCCTCACACTCGGAGATTTTCACGTGATGGCGCCGGCGGACATCAGACCGCACGATCCCGCCGCGATCTTCCGCCGCTGGTTGATCGAGGAGCAGAAATAG
- a CDS encoding DNA-3-methyladenine glycosylase I, giving the protein MSEPFIAPDGKPRCRWCGAAPEFLDYHDREWGFPVSDDRRLFEKLCLEGFQSGLSWRTILVKRENFRTAFENFDFSRVARFGAADIERLLQDPGIVRHRGKIEAVINNAARALEMVEREGSLAAFFWSYEPDPATLGTPQSQSVSEVSKAISKELKKRGWKFVGPTTVFAFMQAMGLINDHTEDCVVRNEVTAARAEFKSPASNP; this is encoded by the coding sequence ATGAGCGAACCCTTCATTGCCCCGGACGGGAAGCCGCGGTGCCGCTGGTGCGGCGCGGCGCCGGAATTCCTCGACTATCACGACCGCGAATGGGGCTTCCCCGTCTCGGACGACAGGCGTCTGTTCGAGAAGCTGTGTCTCGAGGGTTTCCAGTCCGGCCTCAGCTGGCGGACCATCCTCGTGAAACGGGAGAATTTCCGCACGGCCTTCGAGAATTTCGACTTCTCTAGGGTGGCGCGCTTCGGCGCCGCCGATATCGAGCGCCTGCTACAGGATCCCGGCATCGTCCGCCACCGCGGCAAGATCGAGGCGGTGATCAACAACGCGGCAAGAGCACTGGAGATGGTCGAGCGGGAGGGTTCGCTCGCGGCCTTCTTCTGGTCCTACGAGCCCGATCCGGCGACGCTCGGCACGCCCCAGAGCCAGTCGGTCTCCGAGGTCTCCAAGGCGATCTCGAAGGAGCTGAAGAAGCGCGGCTGGAAATTCGTCGGCCCGACCACGGTCTTTGCCTTCATGCAGGCGATGGGGCTGATCAACGATCATACGGAGGACTGCGTCGTGCGGAACGAGGTGACAGCGGCGCGGGCGGAGTTCAAAAGCCCCGCTTCAAACCCATAG
- a CDS encoding YciI family protein, which yields MFIILLRFAENRANAGTFVEGHKAWLKRGFDEGAFLLAGTLGEGQGGAILAGGASRQAVEAVVAEDPFVAEKVVSAEILDWSPSMSDARLSFLAA from the coding sequence ATGTTCATCATCCTGCTCAGATTTGCCGAGAACCGCGCCAATGCCGGGACGTTTGTCGAGGGGCACAAGGCGTGGCTGAAGCGCGGCTTCGACGAGGGCGCTTTCCTGCTTGCAGGGACGCTCGGAGAGGGGCAGGGCGGGGCGATCCTTGCGGGCGGTGCTTCCCGGCAGGCGGTGGAAGCCGTTGTCGCCGAGGACCCGTTCGTCGCCGAAAAGGTCGTGAGTGCCGAGATCCTCGACTGGTCGCCGTCCATGAGCGACGCGCGGCTTTCCTTCCTCGCGGCCTGA
- a CDS encoding TetR/AcrR family transcriptional regulator translates to MSDGKTFEQIVASADDLFYRQGFENTSFADIASEVGISRGNFYYHFKSKDEILGAVIEARLADTRAMIAAWEAETEDPETRIRCYIRILLDHRNEIMAHGCPVGTLTSELAKLNHQAQGAANGIFTLFRDWLRLQFERLGCGPESDRNAMRVLAWSQGVATLANAYRDEEFVRREVEEITDWLSARVRDCAA, encoded by the coding sequence ATGAGCGACGGAAAGACCTTCGAGCAGATCGTCGCGTCCGCGGACGATCTCTTCTACCGCCAGGGTTTCGAGAACACCTCCTTCGCTGACATCGCGTCCGAGGTCGGTATCTCGCGCGGCAATTTCTATTATCATTTCAAGAGCAAGGACGAGATCCTCGGCGCCGTCATCGAGGCCCGTCTCGCCGACACCCGCGCGATGATCGCGGCCTGGGAGGCGGAGACGGAGGATCCTGAAACCCGCATCCGCTGCTATATCCGCATCCTGCTCGACCACCGGAACGAAATCATGGCGCATGGCTGTCCGGTCGGGACGCTGACCTCGGAGCTCGCCAAGCTGAACCATCAGGCGCAGGGCGCCGCGAACGGGATCTTCACCCTGTTCCGCGACTGGCTCCGGCTGCAGTTCGAGCGGCTCGGCTGCGGCCCGGAGTCCGACCGGAACGCGATGCGCGTGCTCGCCTGGAGCCAGGGCGTCGCGACCCTCGCGAATGCCTACCGTGACGAGGAATTCGTCCGGCGCGAGGTCGAGGAAATCACCGACTGGCTGAGCGCGCGCGTCCGCGACTGCGCAGCCTGA
- a CDS encoding DMT family transporter, giving the protein MPGNLQGLLWALLAAGLFAGQSALMKSVVADYHVLEILFVRQLCVLLSVLPALARGFPGSLKTERPGLHILRLTGAFTALSTAIWAIAVLPLTMAVTLAFAKVFFVALLAAFFLRERVGPHRIVAVVAGFFGVLVVMRPGAEGLFDLYVLIPVAGALGAAVAQVSVRRLAQTESTGTILAYQAIFIGLLSGFPMLWLWKTPDPGDGAILAAIGLLAVAGQWIAVKALRLGEASVVGPVEYTKLIYAAGFGYLFFAELPSVYTLAGAAVIFTSSLYMMFRERRTKPAAQPA; this is encoded by the coding sequence ATGCCGGGGAACCTTCAGGGACTCCTCTGGGCGCTGCTTGCCGCCGGTCTGTTCGCCGGGCAATCGGCCCTGATGAAGAGTGTCGTTGCCGACTATCACGTGCTGGAGATTCTTTTCGTCCGCCAGCTTTGCGTCCTTCTGTCAGTGCTGCCGGCGCTCGCCCGTGGTTTCCCGGGAAGCCTGAAGACGGAGCGCCCCGGTCTTCACATCTTGCGGCTGACCGGGGCCTTCACGGCGCTCTCGACGGCCATCTGGGCGATCGCCGTGCTGCCGCTCACCATGGCGGTGACACTCGCCTTCGCGAAGGTGTTCTTCGTCGCGCTGCTGGCGGCGTTTTTTCTGAGAGAACGGGTCGGGCCGCACCGGATTGTCGCGGTTGTCGCGGGGTTCTTCGGTGTGCTCGTCGTGATGCGGCCGGGTGCCGAGGGGCTGTTTGATCTCTATGTCCTCATCCCGGTGGCGGGAGCGCTCGGCGCGGCGGTGGCCCAGGTCTCGGTACGCCGTCTCGCCCAGACCGAGAGCACCGGGACGATCCTCGCCTACCAGGCAATCTTTATCGGTCTGCTGTCCGGTTTTCCGATGCTGTGGCTCTGGAAGACGCCGGATCCGGGCGACGGGGCGATCCTCGCCGCCATCGGCCTGCTCGCCGTCGCCGGACAATGGATCGCGGTCAAGGCGCTCCGCCTCGGCGAGGCCAGCGTCGTGGGGCCGGTGGAATATACCAAGCTGATCTATGCCGCCGGCTTTGGCTACCTGTTCTTCGCCGAACTGCCGAGCGTCTACACGCTTGCCGGCGCGGCCGTCATCTTCACCTCCTCGCTTTACATGATGTTCCGGGAAAGGCGGACGAAACCCGCCGCGCAGCCTGCTTGA
- a CDS encoding tail fiber domain-containing protein, with amino-acid sequence MTNMTIVAEATDDQTIIDMKPNGLGGAALRLFHGGDTQRWEFRNINKVWDLLYVDDTGQLFQVLVSNGNGSLIFPEAPQIPNATDMVIDGNGNIGKQSSSARYKENIKPLSEDFAKVMALKPVSFSYKGTSAEQIGYLAEDVDAAGLSNLVQCDNEGQPDAVNYKHLGIYAIELLKQQSQVIEQLQEKLQALETKLVN; translated from the coding sequence ATGACAAATATGACAATCGTTGCCGAAGCAACAGATGATCAAACAATTATTGACATGAAGCCCAATGGCTTAGGCGGAGCAGCTCTCCGGCTATTCCATGGCGGCGATACTCAACGCTGGGAATTCCGTAACATCAACAAGGTCTGGGATTTGCTTTACGTCGACGACACCGGCCAGCTTTTTCAGGTCCTGGTATCAAACGGAAACGGCAGCCTGATCTTTCCCGAGGCACCGCAAATTCCGAACGCGACCGACATGGTGATCGATGGGAACGGAAACATCGGCAAACAAAGCTCTTCGGCGCGCTACAAGGAGAACATCAAGCCCCTGAGCGAAGACTTCGCGAAAGTGATGGCGCTGAAGCCGGTCTCGTTTTCCTACAAGGGAACCTCAGCCGAACAGATCGGCTATCTCGCGGAAGACGTCGATGCGGCCGGGCTGTCGAACCTCGTGCAATGCGATAACGAGGGACAGCCCGATGCGGTCAATTACAAACATCTCGGCATCTACGCGATCGAACTGCTGAAACAACAGAGCCAGGTCATCGAACAGCTCCAGGAGAAACTCCAGGCGCTTGAGACCAAGCTGGTCAATTAG
- the serA gene encoding phosphoglycerate dehydrogenase, whose translation MPKVLISDKLSPAAVEIFRARGLETDFKPGLSAEELLAIIADYDGLAIRSATKVTAEVLAKATNLKVVGRAGIGVDNVDTAAATSAGVVVMNTPFGNAITTAEHAIAMMFALARQIPAADRSTQDGKWEKSKFMGVELTGKRLGLIGCGNIGAIVAERARGLKMKVAAYDPYLSDDRAAQLGVTKLELDELFAEADIISLHTPLTDATRNIIDAAAIQKMKPGVRIINCARGGLVDEVALRGALETGHVAGAAFDVFVEEPAKENVLFGAPNFVATPHLGASTTEAQEKVALQVAEQMSDYLLTGAVTNAVNMPSVTAEEAPLLKPYMKLAENLGAFTGQVIGSAIKSVAIEFEGQAAEINPAPVVAAALAGLLKPALASVNMVSAPAEAQARGIAVTTVRHDRPCDYQTMLRVTVETGERTRSMAGTLFAGTLPRLVDVQGIAIEAEFGAHMLYVRNYDKPGFIGALGSALGDAGVNIATFHLGRREEGGEAVALVEVDSAVSDDLLARVKSLPNVARVDALKF comes from the coding sequence GTGCCCAAAGTCCTTATCTCAGACAAGCTGAGCCCTGCCGCCGTGGAGATCTTCCGCGCCCGCGGCCTCGAAACCGATTTCAAACCCGGCCTTTCGGCCGAAGAACTGCTCGCGATCATTGCCGATTACGACGGTCTCGCCATCCGGTCCGCCACCAAGGTGACGGCGGAGGTGCTGGCGAAGGCGACAAACCTGAAAGTCGTCGGGAGGGCAGGGATCGGCGTGGACAATGTCGACACCGCCGCCGCGACCTCTGCCGGCGTGGTCGTCATGAACACGCCCTTCGGAAACGCCATCACCACGGCGGAACACGCGATCGCCATGATGTTCGCGCTCGCCCGCCAGATTCCCGCCGCGGACCGTTCCACCCAGGACGGCAAGTGGGAGAAATCAAAGTTCATGGGCGTCGAGCTCACCGGCAAGCGTCTTGGCCTGATCGGCTGCGGCAATATCGGCGCCATCGTCGCCGAACGGGCGCGGGGCCTGAAGATGAAGGTCGCCGCTTACGATCCCTATCTCAGCGACGACCGCGCGGCGCAACTCGGCGTGACCAAGCTGGAGCTGGACGAGCTCTTCGCCGAGGCGGACATCATCAGCCTGCACACGCCGTTGACCGACGCGACCCGCAATATCATCGATGCGGCGGCGATCCAGAAGATGAAGCCGGGCGTGCGCATCATCAACTGCGCCCGCGGCGGTCTGGTGGACGAGGTGGCGCTGCGGGGTGCGCTCGAGACCGGACACGTAGCGGGCGCGGCCTTCGACGTTTTCGTCGAGGAACCGGCGAAGGAGAACGTGCTGTTCGGTGCGCCGAATTTCGTCGCCACGCCGCATCTCGGCGCCTCCACCACGGAAGCGCAGGAGAAAGTGGCATTGCAGGTGGCGGAGCAGATGTCCGACTACCTGCTGACCGGCGCCGTCACGAACGCGGTGAACATGCCCTCGGTGACCGCCGAGGAGGCGCCGCTGCTGAAGCCCTACATGAAGCTCGCCGAGAATCTCGGAGCTTTTACCGGGCAGGTGATCGGCAGCGCGATCAAGTCGGTGGCAATCGAGTTCGAGGGGCAGGCGGCAGAGATCAATCCGGCGCCGGTGGTCGCGGCGGCGCTCGCGGGGCTGCTGAAGCCGGCGCTCGCCTCGGTCAACATGGTCAGCGCGCCTGCCGAGGCACAAGCCCGCGGCATCGCGGTCACCACGGTCAGGCATGACCGGCCCTGCGACTACCAGACCATGCTCCGGGTCACGGTCGAGACCGGCGAGCGCACCCGCTCGATGGCCGGAACGCTCTTCGCCGGCACCCTGCCGCGTCTGGTCGACGTCCAGGGCATCGCCATCGAGGCCGAGTTCGGCGCGCACATGCTCTATGTCCGCAACTACGACAAGCCGGGCTTTATCGGCGCGCTCGGCTCCGCGCTCGGCGATGCGGGGGTCAATATCGCGACCTTCCATCTCGGCCGCCGGGAAGAGGGCGGCGAGGCCGTCGCGCTGGTCGAGGTCGACAGCGCGGTGAGCGACGATCTGCTGGCAAGGGTGAAGAGCCTGCCGAACGTCGCCCGGGTCGATGCGCTGAAGTTCTGA
- a CDS encoding phosphoserine transaminase: MKPTATPRAPQFSSGPCAKRPGWGPAALSDAALGRSHRSKIGKSKLKEVIDRTRAVLGVPDDYRIGIVPGSDTGAVEMAMWTMLGARGVDLLAWESFGSGWVTDAVKQLKLKDVRVIEAGYGEIADLAKVDPKRDVVFTWNGTTSGVRVPNGDWIADDREGLTICDATSAVFAMDLPWDKLDVTTFSWQKVLGGEGAHGMLILSPRAVERLETYVPAWPLPKLFRMTKGGKLIEGIFKGETINTPSMLAVEDVLDALKWAEGVGGLKGLIARSEANLAAVEKWVATSDWAGFLAKDPAVRSCTSICVSISDPWFDGLSEVDQRAATKQIDSLLEAEGVAFDINGYRDAPAGLRLWGGATVEASDMEALLPWLDWAYGEVKQSNSRAA, from the coding sequence ATGAAGCCGACGGCAACCCCGCGCGCTCCCCAGTTCTCATCCGGACCTTGCGCTAAGCGACCCGGATGGGGCCCCGCTGCACTCTCTGACGCCGCTCTCGGGCGGTCTCACCGCTCGAAAATCGGAAAATCAAAACTCAAGGAAGTGATCGACCGCACCCGCGCCGTGCTCGGCGTGCCGGACGATTACCGGATCGGCATCGTGCCCGGCTCCGACACCGGTGCCGTCGAGATGGCCATGTGGACCATGCTCGGTGCCCGCGGCGTCGACCTGCTGGCCTGGGAAAGCTTTGGCTCCGGCTGGGTCACCGACGCGGTCAAGCAGCTGAAGCTGAAGGATGTCCGCGTGATCGAGGCTGGCTACGGCGAGATCGCCGACCTGGCCAAAGTGGATCCGAAGCGCGACGTGGTCTTCACCTGGAACGGCACCACCTCAGGCGTTCGCGTCCCGAACGGCGACTGGATAGCCGATGACCGCGAGGGGCTGACGATCTGCGATGCGACCTCGGCCGTCTTCGCCATGGATCTGCCCTGGGACAAGCTCGACGTCACCACCTTCTCCTGGCAGAAGGTGCTGGGCGGCGAGGGGGCGCACGGCATGCTGATCCTCAGCCCGCGCGCCGTCGAACGGCTGGAGACCTATGTCCCGGCCTGGCCGCTGCCAAAGCTCTTCCGCATGACCAAGGGCGGCAAGCTCATCGAGGGCATCTTCAAGGGCGAGACCATCAACACGCCCTCCATGCTGGCGGTCGAGGACGTGCTCGACGCGCTGAAATGGGCGGAAGGCGTCGGCGGCCTGAAGGGCCTGATCGCCCGCTCCGAGGCCAATCTCGCCGCGGTCGAGAAATGGGTCGCGACGAGCGACTGGGCCGGCTTCCTTGCAAAGGATCCGGCAGTGCGCTCCTGCACCTCGATCTGCGTCTCGATCTCCGATCCCTGGTTCGACGGGCTTTCAGAGGTGGACCAGCGGGCCGCGACCAAGCAGATCGACAGCCTGCTGGAGGCCGAAGGTGTCGCTTTTGACATCAACGGCTACCGCGACGCGCCGGCCGGGCTCAGGCTCTGGGGCGGGGCGACGGTCGAGGCCTCCGACATGGAAGCGCTCCTGCCATGGCTCGACTGGGCCTATGGCGAGGTGAAGCAGTCCAACTCGCGGGCCGCCTGA